Proteins from a single region of Canis aureus isolate CA01 chromosome 26, VMU_Caureus_v.1.0, whole genome shotgun sequence:
- the PRND gene encoding prion-like protein doppel, translating to MRKHLGGCWLAIVCVLLLSQLSAVEARGIKHRIKWNRKALPGTSQVTEAHSAEIRPGAFIRQGRKLDIDLGPEGNRYYEANYWQFPDGIHYNGCSEANVTKEKFVTGCINATQVANQEELSREKQDNKLHQRVLWRLIRELCSVKRCGFWLERGAGPRVAGAQPVLLCLLAFIWFIVK from the coding sequence ATGAGGAAGCACCTGGGCGGATGCTGGCTGGCCATTGTCTGTGTCCTGCTGTTGAGCCAGCTCTCGGCAGTCGAGGCCAGGGGCATAAAGCACAGGATCAAGTGGAACCGGAAGGCCTTGCCCGGCACCTCCCAGGTCACCGAGGCGCACTCGGCCGAGATCCGCCCTGGAGCCTTCATCAGGCAAGGCCGCAAGCTGGATATCGACCTCGGGCCCGAGGGCAACAGGTACTACGAGGCCAACTACTGGCAGTTCCCCGACGGCATCCACTATAACGGCTGCTCCGAGGCCAACGTGACGAAGGAGAAGTTTGTCACCGGCTGCATCAACGCCACCCAGGTGGCCAACCAGGAGGAGCTGTCCCGCGAGAAGCAGGACAACAAGCTTCACCAGCGGGTCCTGTGGCGGCTGATCAGAGAGCTCTGCTCTGTCAAGCGCTGTGGCTTTTGGCTGGAGAGGGGAGCCGGGCCCCGGGTGGCCGGAGCCCAGCCCGTGCTGCTCTGCCTGCTGGCTTTCATTTGGTTTATCGTGAAATAA